From Vicinamibacterales bacterium:
CCTTCTACAGGGAGATCCTGGCTGCGCCGCCGCGCGCGTGACTATTTTGCGAGAGGGGCAAGCCAGATGGCGGAAGGCGGCGTCTAAGGGAATAAGAGCCAAGAAACGCTTCAACCCTCCTCCACAGTTTGGGCCGCCGATGGGAACCGGCGGCCTTTTTTTTGGCCGGCAGATTCGCCGTGTGTTCGCCATTCTCGACACGTAGCACCTCTCTTCACTTCGTGCTACGCTACGATGCGTGCATATTCCGGATGGCTATCTCAGCCCGGCCACGTGCGCCGCGCTCTACGCCGGCGCCGCACCGTTCTGGTACGTAGCGCTCCGCCGCATCAGGTCCGCGCTCCACACACGCCTCGTACCGCTCCTCTCGCTCTTCGCCGCGTTCTCGTTCGTCGTGATGATGTTCAACATCCCGCTGCCCGGGGGATCGACCGGCCACGCGGTCGGTGTGGCGCTTGCCGCCATCGTGCTCGGCCCGTCCGGCTCGATCCTCGCGGTGTCGATCGCGCTGGCCATCCAGGCCTTCTTCTTTGGCGACGGCGGCATCACGGCGCTCGGCGCGAACTCCCTGAACATGGGCGTCGTTGGATCGCTCGTGGCGTTCGGCGTCTACCGGCTGATCGCCGGCCGTTCGGCGCTGACCTCGCGGCGCAGGTTCGTCGCCGCGGGACTGGCCGGGTACGCGGCAGTGAATGCAGCCGCCTTTTTCACGGCGGTTGAGTTCGGCATTCAGCCGATGCTCTACCAGGACGCCAGTGGCGCTCCCCTCTACTGCCCGTACCCGCTCAGCATCGCCGTTCCTGCGATGATGATCGGCCACATGACGGTGGCAGGTCTCGCGGAAATGGTGCTCACGGCCGGCGTCGTGGCCTACCTGCAACGCTCCGACGTCGGGCTGCTGCGACGAACGGCCGGCCCCGCTGGCGATGACGACTCCGCGCCGTTGCCGGAACGCGCCACGCTACGGCCGTTGTGGATTGCGCTGGGCGTGCTCCTCGTGCTGACGCCGCTTGGCGTACTGGCGGCCGGTTCCGCCTGGGGTGAATGGGCGCCGTCCGCTTTTGGAGATCCTGCGTCGCGACAGGCCATCGCCGCCGCCTCACTCGATCGGCAGCCGCCCGCACGAGCCCCGCGCGGGCTCGACCGGCTGTCGACGGTCTGGACGGCACCGTTCCCCGACTACGCGCCGCGCTTCCTTCGCAGCGCGACGATTGGCTACCTGCTCTCGGCCATGTTTGGCGTCGGCCTCGTCATCCTGGCGGTCACGGCTGTCGCGTGGATGGCCGGCGGGCGAAAGCCTCCCGACGCGGTCGAGACGGCAGGAACATGAGCCGCCTGACGAAGCGTCGCCCCCGCGGGTATCTCGAGCGGACGCTCGATGTCCTGCACGGCGCGATCGATCGCACGCTGGCCGCCGAACTCACCGTGTCCCGACGCGGCCTGCTGCAGCGCCTCGATCCTCGCGTCAAGGTCGTCGGCCTCCTCTCGCTCATCGCCGCAGTCGCCCTCGCCCGGAATGCGCCGACGATGGCCGCCATGCTCGGGCTGGCGACCATCCTCGCGGCGCTGTCGCGGCTGACCCCGGCGCTGCTGCTCTCGACGGTCTGGATCGGCACCTTCGTTTTCACGGCGGCGCTCGCCGGGCCCGCCATCTTCCTGACGCCGGGGCGCGTCACCCTGCGCCTGCCGCTCCTCGGGTGGCCCGTCACCGCACAGGGACTGACGACCGCGCTCTACCTGATCCTCCGAGTCGAGGCCGCCGCCACGTTCGGCTTCCTGCTGGTGTTCACGACACCGTGGGCGCACGTCCTGAAGGCTCTCCGCGCGCTGCGCGTGCCTGTCGTGGTCGTCGTCGTGCTCGGGATGACGTATCGCTACGTGCTGCTGCTGCTCGAATCGGCGAGCGAGATGTTCGAGGCGCGTCGCAGTCGAACGGTGGGATCGCTGGCCGGCACAGACCGCCGCCGTCTGGCTGCGGCCAGCGTGGGCGTCCTGCTGTCGAAGGCGCTGCACCTGAGCGGCGAAGTCTTCCTGGCGATGCAGGCGCGCGGGTTTCGTGGTGAGGTCTACCTGCTGGACGAGTTTCGGATGACGGCCCTCGACTGGACGGCCCTCGGGTCGTTGGTTGTCACCGCAGCCGTTGCGATCTGGGTGGGACGATGAACGTGTTCGACGTGGCGGATGTGACGTACCGCTATCAGCGGCAGGTCGCGCTCGACGCGCTCTCGATGTCGGTGGTCGAAGGCACCCGCGTCGGCCTCGTCGGGTCGAACGGATCCGGGAAGTCCACGCTGCTTCGGCTGTTGGACGGCCTCTATTTCCCGGAGACGGGGGAGGTCCGCTTCTGTGGTGAGCCGCTCACAGAGGCGCGCTTCGGCGATGACGACCTCGCGTTTGCGTTCCGCAGGCGCGTCGGCCTGGTCTTTCAGAACCCGGACGCACAGCTGTTCAATCCAACGGTGTTCGACGAGGTCGCGTTCGGTCCGCTGCAACTGCGCTGGCCGCCGGGCGAGGTGCGGACCCGCGTGGCCGAGGCGATGGAGCGGATGCGGATCGCCGACCTCAAGAACCGCACTCCACAGCGTCTGTCGGGAGGCGAGAAGAAGCGGGTCGCCATCGCCAGCGTGCTGGCGATGGACCCTGACGTCCTGCTGCTGGACGAGCCGACGGCGGCGCTCGACCCCCGGAGCCAGAGCCAGATCATCGACCTGCTCGTCGGTTGGGCAGGCACGGGGAAGACCGTCATCACGGCGACGCACGACCTCGGCATTCTCGAGGACATTGCGGATCGCTGCTGCGTGCTCGACAGGGGCCGACTGGTGGCGGACCGCTCGCCGGCCGCCCTGCTCGCGGACGAAGACCTGCTCGGCCGGACGAACCTGATTCATGCCCATCGACACCATCACGGCGCCGCGCACGAGCATTCGCACCCGCACGTGCACAGGCGGTAAGGTGCCAAGCGCAAAGTGCTATGTGCTGAGGGCCCCCTTCTCACTTGTCGCTGCTCGTTGTACGCCCCTGGCTCCTGCCCCTGACCTCTGATCCCTGACCCCTAATCCTCAATCCCTAATAGATCATGTCCCCCGTCAGGAACGCCTTCGTGCGCGGATCGGCGGGATGGTCGATCAAGTCGGCTGTGGGCCCGGATTCCACGATCTGGCCGTCGAGCAGAAGTGCGGCGCGGGTCGTCAGCCGGCGCGCCTGGAAGATCTGGTGCGTGGCCAGGACGATCGTCACGCCCCTTGCCTGCTGTTCGCGGACGAGGTCCTCTACGAGACGGACGTTCCGCGGGTCGAGATTCGCTGTGGGCTCGTCGAGGAGGAGGATCTCGGGGCTGAAGGCCAGCGCCCGGCCAAGCGCGACGCGCTGGACCTCCCCGCCAGAGAGGGTGCGCGCCGGTTCGTCGGCGAGCGGCGTGAGACCGAGCGCGTCGAGCAACTGCGCCACGCGCGCTTGGTGATCGTCCCGTCCACGCAGGCGGATGCCGTAGGCGATGTTCGCGCGAACCGAACGGTCGAGCACGATGGGACGCTGGAACACCGTGGTCACGCGCCGGCGCAGCTCGAGCGGCGCTGACGGCGCCACGGCCTCGCCATGGAAGCGCAGCGCGCCGTCTGTCGGGCATTCCAGGAACTGGAGCAGACGCAGCAACGTGCTCTTCCCCGCTCCGCTCGGGCCGATGATCGCCAGCGTCTCCCCGCGGCGGATCTCGAACTCGCCAATGTCGAGTACCACGCGGTCACCATAGCGGTGGCGGATCGAATCGAGGCGATAGACGATGTTGGGGGACATCACGAGTCGCGGAACCGGCCCTGGAGCCGGAGAAGGAGGATATTGGCCGCGAAGGCCACGGCAATCAGGGTGATGCCGAGCGCCATCGCCATCGCGAAGTCGCCCTGCCGTGTGTAGAGCACGATGGCGGTCGTCAGCACGCGCGTCTGTCCGTCGATGTTTCCGCCGACGAGCATCACCGCCCCGACCTCGGAGATGATCCCGCCGAACGCCGCCACGATCGCCGCCGTCACGCCCACGCGAGCCTCGCGCACGACCGTCCACGCGGTCTGGCTGCGCGACGCGCCGAGGGCCGTGACCTGCACGCGCACGGCCCGGTCCACCCCGGCGACGGCGCTCATCGTGAGTCCGGCCACCAGCGGAAACGCGATGACCGTCTGCGCCACGATCATGGCCGCCGGCGTGAACAGCCATCCAAGCGCACCGAACGGTCCGCTGCGGGACAGCGCGATGTAGACGAACAGGCCGACGACGACGGGCGGCAAGCCCATACCCGTGTAGAGCGCCAGCGTCACGACCCGCTGCCCGCGGAACCGGACGAGGCCGAGCAGCGCACCAATCGGGACGCCGGTGAGCGTCGCAACGAGCAGCGCCGCGCCGGTCACGCGGAGCGTGAGCGCTATGATCTGCAGCAGTTCGGGACGCTGGAATTCGGTGAGCACGCTCATGCTACCGTCCCGGCGGGACGACTTCGATCGTCCTCACCCAGTGCGAGTAGCGTCCGGCGAACTGGTCGGGACCGACGACGAGTTGCAGCAACCCCTCACGTCCACCCATGAGCCGGCCGTCCCGCTCATAGGCGAGCAGCACGACTTCCCGACCGACGGGTGCCTTGTAGCCGTCCCCCTTCGCCGACCGTGACGGCTTCGACAGCCAGCCGACCAGCGCCTCGACGTCGACGCGACTCAGTTGCGCGTCCGTGTACCCGTTGAGCCCGCCGTGCGCCTCGCGACCGGTCCTGAGGATGGTGACCATCCGTTCGACGGGCCACGTCCGACCCGCCAGAGAAGGCGCCGGCCTCTTGCCGGCGGGCGCCGACCCTTCGCCTTCCACGCCATGGCATTCGTTGCAGCCCTTCACGTTGTAGAGCGCGGCACC
This genomic window contains:
- the cbiM gene encoding cobalt transporter CbiM encodes the protein MHIPDGYLSPATCAALYAGAAPFWYVALRRIRSALHTRLVPLLSLFAAFSFVVMMFNIPLPGGSTGHAVGVALAAIVLGPSGSILAVSIALAIQAFFFGDGGITALGANSLNMGVVGSLVAFGVYRLIAGRSALTSRRRFVAAGLAGYAAVNAAAFFTAVEFGIQPMLYQDASGAPLYCPYPLSIAVPAMMIGHMTVAGLAEMVLTAGVVAYLQRSDVGLLRRTAGPAGDDDSAPLPERATLRPLWIALGVLLVLTPLGVLAAGSAWGEWAPSAFGDPASRQAIAAASLDRQPPARAPRGLDRLSTVWTAPFPDYAPRFLRSATIGYLLSAMFGVGLVILAVTAVAWMAGGRKPPDAVETAGT
- the cbiQ gene encoding cobalt ECF transporter T component CbiQ, whose amino-acid sequence is MSRLTKRRPRGYLERTLDVLHGAIDRTLAAELTVSRRGLLQRLDPRVKVVGLLSLIAAVALARNAPTMAAMLGLATILAALSRLTPALLLSTVWIGTFVFTAALAGPAIFLTPGRVTLRLPLLGWPVTAQGLTTALYLILRVEAAATFGFLLVFTTPWAHVLKALRALRVPVVVVVVLGMTYRYVLLLLESASEMFEARRSRTVGSLAGTDRRRLAAASVGVLLSKALHLSGEVFLAMQARGFRGEVYLLDEFRMTALDWTALGSLVVTAAVAIWVGR
- a CDS encoding ABC transporter ATP-binding protein yields the protein MNVFDVADVTYRYQRQVALDALSMSVVEGTRVGLVGSNGSGKSTLLRLLDGLYFPETGEVRFCGEPLTEARFGDDDLAFAFRRRVGLVFQNPDAQLFNPTVFDEVAFGPLQLRWPPGEVRTRVAEAMERMRIADLKNRTPQRLSGGEKKRVAIASVLAMDPDVLLLDEPTAALDPRSQSQIIDLLVGWAGTGKTVITATHDLGILEDIADRCCVLDRGRLVADRSPAALLADEDLLGRTNLIHAHRHHHGAAHEHSHPHVHRR
- a CDS encoding phosphate ABC transporter ATP-binding protein, with protein sequence MSPNIVYRLDSIRHRYGDRVVLDIGEFEIRRGETLAIIGPSGAGKSTLLRLLQFLECPTDGALRFHGEAVAPSAPLELRRRVTTVFQRPIVLDRSVRANIAYGIRLRGRDDHQARVAQLLDALGLTPLADEPARTLSGGEVQRVALGRALAFSPEILLLDEPTANLDPRNVRLVEDLVREQQARGVTIVLATHQIFQARRLTTRAALLLDGQIVESGPTADLIDHPADPRTKAFLTGDMIY
- a CDS encoding ABC transporter permease → MSVLTEFQRPELLQIIALTLRVTGAALLVATLTGVPIGALLGLVRFRGQRVVTLALYTGMGLPPVVVGLFVYIALSRSGPFGALGWLFTPAAMIVAQTVIAFPLVAGLTMSAVAGVDRAVRVQVTALGASRSQTAWTVVREARVGVTAAIVAAFGGIISEVGAVMLVGGNIDGQTRVLTTAIVLYTRQGDFAMAMALGITLIAVAFAANILLLRLQGRFRDS